One region of Oryza sativa Japonica Group chromosome 10, ASM3414082v1 genomic DNA includes:
- the LOC4349313 gene encoding mediator of RNA polymerase II transcription subunit 12 isoform X1: MQRYTGAGHNAGFGGGVPGRGVVAGGREKGRLEPSSFHGANYPANLRWRQPLVAPYKLKCDKESLNARLGAPDFYPQTLSCAEETLTKEYVQSGYKDTVEGIEEAREIVLSQIPYLSKPDIATKCKEALKKRFRAINESRAQKRKAGQVYGVPLSGSLLTKPGMYPEQMHSNEDTRRKWIEALVQPNRRLWSLAEQVPRGFRRKLLFNYLIRYNVPLLRASWLVKVTYLNQVQTSSNNVSSAAPDSLRSQHWTKDVIEYLQLLLDELCSKNGFFGLPSSQEQSLPCLVAGDSPIKLKTGASPASADVEEPSLHFKWSYMIRIVQCHLMEQLLVPSLLIEWVFNQLQERDSTEVLELLLPIVLSLVDTITLSQTYIHMLVEILIQRLSDASPGSLSVKNNPKRSSITSALVELLQYLILAVPDTFVSLDCFPLPSVVAPDVYGKGALLKIAGGGKIASSRRQNASRHLSCGYAICSVQRRASDLSLVANPNLQVRGAANVVQALDKALVTGNLTAAYTSVFNYLSDTLMEETWIKEVSPCLRSSLMWMGAVELSLVCSVFFICEWATCTFRDCRTSQCQNVKFSGSKDFSQVYMAVSLLKDKMNEINNLSSSKSSSQLAMKDHLKSATLNHSSIKVTAMETASGFRDSTGSIDENNKKDIFSSPGPLHDIIVCWLDQHEISDASGFKSVDVFMTELIRSGIFYPQTYVRQLIVSGITIWNDSLFDLEKKTRHYKILKHLPGFCLFNILEEAKIAEDQVLYEIVSTYSSERRLVLSELSSGLATDANVEGRVPLSSCLQKQPDLLMDSTDDNHGRVAVQVEEVKLMISGLLNLGYSTLLAESGREETKKTKKGQTDLVDSEEDVGHAKTGCKDSSRTKRQKLDKNVFPFQGSPLVQSDEEDFWWVRKEQKQELFTVETIHQSIEQTSGGKATVVQKTQNIAQLAAARIDGSQGASTSHVCDNNLSCPHHKPGTNSDILKDADHMSMLTLAEVGKSLKRLRLLERRSISIWLLKSIKQLIEGDEVKHSKANNSISASTVQHSGKIASGWRFGEDELLSVLYIMDTCCDLLSSVRLLIWLLSKIYIGRTTSGQVGRGVMHPKHKENQVFQVAEAFLFSSLLRYENILIAMDLLPEVLSVSMNRTVHKSGERQSTSVAFAYARYFLRKYRDVTSVARWERNFRSTSDKRLLAELDSGKSITGDSIISGISSGEELDGHVHKKLNGKAGVLPSMKEIVQRQTDEFLRNLRENNATAPKNPSFSETEDSYQTAHDIVLGLADCIRQNGGANPDGDHSLVASAVSAIVDNAGHAIAKHLDISGGNNPGVTSINSLNLIQHILDIHINSLALLRETLGDRFSRIFEISLAVEASSAVAASFAPPKAHRSQQSSETHDESGNHANEVPSNPSKCFNVKAVKVSAAVSALVVGAIIYGVVSLERMMVVLRLKEGLDILQFLRISKASTNGVTHSIGNFKIDSSTEVLVHWFKILIGNCKTVYNGVIAEILGDSYVLAFSRLQRTLPLGIVLPPAYSIFAMVLWRPYLYDTSTSNHEDIQLYQSLLGAISDITRHQPFRDVCFRNMHLFYDLLAADVGDSEFAAIVELRSPDECLKALSPLRARVFLNALLDCEIPVTMRDDGTYALEPGCAEASTKNDVKFPERLIEILNVLQPAKFHWQWVELRLLLDEQSLIEKPKNVPYVKALRSLSPNAENFTLSEREKGLTEVILSRLLVRPDAAPLYSELIHLLGKLQESFVMGIKWFLQGQDVLLGNNSVRQQLVNLTQRKGFPMKTQFWKPWGWSKLVGYANANKSSKRKLEVTSIEEREVDGLIDSRKSSNRKSLNVGTSPEGHGSTQKYFTQEALAELVLPCIDRSSSEFRFVFAGDLIKHMGVISEHIKAAVWNGINKLNSSNPSGNEGLSKPNGRKGIFSGSPNIRKHSPVPNDSTTPSASALRSSIWLRLQFIIRLLPVIIADSNMRQTLASSLLSLVGTRVVYEDADSLEPYMDDVLLDCPSESLFDRLLCVLQALLGNSQPSWLKTKPSSKPAVKFLRDLSAIDKEVTKSLQCALDRMELPATIRRRIQVAMPILPTSRLSSITCGPPLLSSAALSPFQCSTSAAGPHQQFPLNWIPTNLSRRCKAALPSQDPNMEIDPWTLLEDGTSCPNTNSGSNSANGVTGDHANLKACSFLKDSVRVRRTDLTYIGSLDEDS; encoded by the exons ATGCAAAGGTACACGGGCGCTGGGCACAATGCTGGgtttggcggcggcgtgccagGCAGGGGGGTGGTGgcaggagggagggagaagggcaGGCTGGAGCCTTCTTCGTTCCATGGTGCCAATTACCCCGCGAACTTGAGGTG GCGGCAACCACTGGTAGCTCCTTACAAGCTGAAGTGTGACAAGGAATCACTCAATGCCAG GCTTGGTGCACCTGACTTCTATCCCCAGACATTGAGTTGTGCAGAAGAGACCTTAACCAAAGAATATGTGCAATCTGGGTACAAGGATACCGTTGAAGGAATTGAG GAAGCCAGAGAGATTGTACTCAGTCAGATTCCATACTTGAGCAAACCAGATATTGCTACAAAATGCAAGGAG GCACTAAAGAAGCGGTTCAGAGCGATCAATGAATCTCGTGCTCAGAAGAGGAAG GCTGGCCAAGTTTATGGGGTCCCTCTTTCTGGCTCGTTGCTGACAAAACCTGGGATGTATCCAGAGCAAATGCATAGCAATGAAGACACACGCAGAAAATGGATCGAG GCCCTTGTGCAACCAAACAGGCGTCTATGGTCATTAGCAGAGCAAGTTCCTCGTGGTTTTCGGAGGAAGTTACTCTTTAATTATCTTATCCGATATAATGTCCCACTGTTAAGAGCATCATGGCTTGTGAAGGTTACTTACCTTAATCAG GTTCAAACATCATCCAATAATGTTTCATCTGCTGCTCCTGATAGTTTGCGATCTCAGCACTGGACAAAGGATGTTATTGAATACTTGCAGCTGCTTTTGGACGAATTGTGTTCTAAAAATGGCTTTTTTGGACTTCCATCTTCTCAAGAACAGTCATTGCCATGCCTTGTTGCTGGAGACAGCCCAATTAAGTTAAAAACCGGGGCATCACCTGCTAGTGCAGATGTTGAGGAGCCTTCGCTACACTTTAAATGGTCGTATATGATTCGTATTGTTCAATGTCATCTCATGGAACAATTACTTGTTCCGTCGTTACTTATCGAATGGGTATTTAATCAGCTCCAG GAGAGAGACTCAACTGAGGTTTTAGAATTACTCTTGCCTATTGTACTTTCTTTGGTTGATACCATAACCCTCTCACAGACATATATCCACATGCTGGTGGAAATACTGATTCAACGTCTCAGTGATGCTTCTCCTGGCAGCTTAAGTGTTAAGAATAACCCAAAAAGGTCATCCATTACCTCTGCTTTAGTTGAGTTACTGCAGTACTTGATACTTGCTGTTCCCGATACATTTGTTTCTTTGGATTGCTTTCCACTTCCATCAGTTGTGGCTCCTGATGTATACGGTAAAGGTGCTCTTCTGAAAATAGCAGGTGGTGGTAAAATTGCTAGCTCTAGGAGACAGAATGCATCTCGACACCTCTCTTGTGGTTATGCCATTTGTTCAGTTCAAAGACGTGCATCTGATCTTTCTTTAGTTGCTAATCCTAATCTTCAAGTTCGTGGGGCAGCCAACGTAGTGCAAGCTTTGGACAAAGCACTTGTAACTGGAAACTTGACAGCAGCATATACATCAGTATTCAATTATCTATCAGATACCCTGATGGAAGAAACATGGATTAAAGAAGTCAGCCCTTGCTTGCGATCTTCTCTGATGTGGATGGGAGCTGTTGAGTTATCCCTTGTCTGCTCTGTGTTTTTCATTTGTGAGTGGGCAACATGTACTTTCCGTGATTGCCGTACATCACaatgccaaaatgtaaaattttcaGGAAGCAAAGATTTCTCTCAGGTCTATATGGCAGTTTCCCTGTTGAAGGATAAAATGAATGAGATAAATAATTTATCTTCTTCCAAGAGCAGCAGTCAGCTTGCAATGAAGGATCACCTTAAAAGTGCTACTCTGAATCATTCTTCTATCAAGGTGACAGCAATGGAGACTGCTTCTGGATTTAGAGACAGTACAGGTAGCATTGATGAGAATAACAAAAAGGATATCTTCAGCAGCCCAGGTCCACTGCATGACATTATTGTATGCTGGTTGGATCAACATGAGATTAGTGATGCTTCGGGATTTAAAAGTGTGGATGTTTTCATGACTGAACTTATTCGCAGTGGTATATTTTATCCTCAGACATATGTGAGACAACTAATTGTTAGTGGAATCACCATTTGGAATGATAGCTTGTTTGATCTGGAAAAGAAAACGAGGCATTACAAAATTCTGAAGCACCTGCCAGGGTTTTGCTTATTTAATATCCTTGAGGAAGCTAAGATTGCTGAAGATCAAGTCCTTTATGAAATTGTGTCAACATATTCTAGTGAGCGTCGACTTGTGCTTTCTGAGCTTTCAAGTGGTCTGGCTACTGATGCAAATGTTGAAGGCAGGGTCCCTTTGAGTTCCTGCCTTCAGAAACAGCCTGATCTTCTAATGGATTCAACAGATGATAATCATGGCAGAGTGGCAGTTCAAGTAGAAGAGGTAAAACTTATGATATCAGGTCTGTTGAATTTGGGATACTCTACACTCTTGGCTGAATCAGGAagagaagaaacaaaaaaaaccaagaaAGGACAAACAGATTTGGTAGACTCAGAAGAAGATGTTGGGCATGCAAAAACTGGCTGTAAGGATAGTAGTAGGACCAAGAGACAGAAGTTGGATAAGAACGTGTTTCCTTTCCAAGGGTCCCCATTGGTTCAATCAGATGAGGAAGATTTTTGGTGGGTAAGGAAAGAGCAGAAGCAGGAATTGTTTACTGTTGAAACAATACATCAGTCAATTGAACAAACAAGTGGAGGTAAGGCAACAGTAGTGCAAAAGACACAAAATATAGCACAACTTGCAGCTGCTAGAATCGATGGTAGCCAGGGGGCATCTACTAGTCACGTGTGTGATAACAATCTGAGTTGTCCCCACCATAAACCTGGCACTAACTCTGACATTCTTAAAGACGCTGATCATATGAGTATGTTGACTCTGGCTGAAGTTGGCAAATCACTTAAGAGACTTAGATTGCTTGAAAGAAGATCCATTTCAATCTGGCTGCTGAAGTCCATAAAACAACTAATTGAAGGAGATGAAGTGAAACATTCTAAGGCTAATAACTCCATAAGTGCCTCCACTGTGCAGCATAGTGGTAAAATTGCATCTGGATGGAGGTTTGGAGAAGATGAACTTCTGTCAGTGCTGTACATAATGGATACATGTTGTGATTTACTCTCCTCTGTAAGGTTGCTTATATGGCTTCTATCAAAGATTTATATTGGAAGGACCACATCTGGTCAAGTTGGAAGAGGTGTTATGCACCCAAAACATAAAGAAAACCAAGTTTTCCAAGTAGCCGAAGCTTTTCTGTTCTCATCCTTGCTCAG GTATGAGAACATCCTTATTGCAATGGATCTTTTGCCCGAGGTTTTGAGTGTTTCAATGAATAGAACTGTTCATAAGTCAGGTGAAAGGCAGTCTACTTCAGTAGCTTTTGCTTATGCTCGATATTTCTTAAGGAAATACAGAGATGTGACTAGTGTTGCTAGGTGGGAAAGAAATTTTAGGTCCACATCTGATAAAAGGCTGCTTGCTGAACTGGATAGTGGAAAGTCAATCACTGGTGATTCAATTATTTCTGGAATTTCATCAGGTGAAGAACTTGATGGGCATGTCCATAAAAAATTGAATGGGAAAGCAGGAGTACTTCCAAGTATGAAGGAGATAGTGCAACGGCAAACTGACGAGTTTTTACGCAACCTAAGGGAAAATAATGCTACAGCACCAAAGAACCCATCTTTTTCTGAAACGGAAGATAGCTATCAAACTGCTCATGACATTGTTTTGGGATTGGCAGACTGTATCAGACAAAATGGAGGAGCAAATCCAGATGGAGATCATTCTTTAGTTGCTTCTGCTGTTTCTGCAATTGTTGACAATGCTGGGCATGCAATAGCTAAACACTTGGATATTTCAGGTGGTAACAATCCAGGTGTTACCTCAATTAATTCATTAAACTTGATTCAACACATTTTGGATATCCACATAAACTCTCTGGCCTTGCTAAGAGAAACTTTAGGTGATCGATTTAGTAGAATATTTGAAATATCTCTTGCTGTTGAAGCTTCTTCAGCTGTTGCAGCATCTTTTGCTCCTCCTAAGGCTCACCGCAGTCAACAGTCTTCTGAGACCCATGATGAAAGTGGAAATCATGCAAATGAAGTTCCAAGTAATCCGTCAAAATGTTTTAATGTTAAGGCTGTAAAAGTTTCTGCTGCTGTTTCTGCACTAGTTGTTGGAGCTATTATTTATGGGGTTGTCAGTCTAGAGCGGATGATGGTGGTCCTAAGATTAAAAGAAGGTTTGGACATTCTGCAGTTCTTAAGAATTTCCAAAGCTAGCACAAATGGTGTGACCCACTCCATTGGAAATTTCAAAATTGACAGTTCCACTGAAGTTTTGGTACATTGGTTTAAGATTCTAATAGGGAACTGTAAGACAGTTTATAATGGAGTGATCGCAGAGATTCTAGGTGATTCTTATGTCCTTGCCTTTTCAAGGTTGCAACGGACGCTTCCATTGGGTATAGTTCTTCCTCCAGCTTATTCAATATTTGCTATGGTCCTTTGGCGACCATATTTATATGACACCAGTACATCGAATCATGAAGACATTCAGCTTTATCAGTCTCTACTGGGTGCAATTAGTGATATCACAAGACATCAGCCTTTTCGAGATGTCTGCTTCCGTAACATGCATCTTTTCtatgatcttctggctgcggatGTTGGTGATTCAGAGTTTGCTGCAATCGTTGAACTTCGAAGCCCTGATGAATGTTTGAAAGCTCTTTCACCTCTTCGTGCCCGGGTTTTCCTGAATGCTCTTCTTGATTGTGAAATACCAGTAACAATGAGAGACGATGGTACATATGCTTTAGAGCCTGGTTGTGCAGAAGCTAGTACCAAGAATGATGTAAAGTTTCCAGAGAGGCTTATAGAAATTCTGAATGTCCTACAGCCTGCAAAGTTCCATTGGCAATGGGTTGAGTTGAGGCTGCTTTTGGATGAGCAATCTCTTATTGAGAAACCAAAGAATGTGCCATATGTAAAAGCACTTCGATCCCTATCCCCTAATGCTGAGAATTTTACCCTCTCTGAAAGGGAAAAGGGGCTTACTGAAGTTATTTTGTCTAGGCTACTTGTCAGACCTGATGCTGCTCCTCTATACTCAGAACTTATTCACCTTCTTGGAAAGCTACAAGAGTCATTCGTGATGGGTATCAAATGGTTCTTACAAGGGCAAGATGTTCTTTTGGGAAACAACTCTGTAAGACAACAGCTTGTTAACTTGACTCAGCGCAAAGGATTTCCAATGAAGACACAGTTTTGGAAGCCATGGGGATGGTCAAAATTAGTCGGATATGCTAATGCTAATAAAAGCTCCAAAAGGAAGTTAGAAGTTACTTCAATTGAGGAAAGAGAAGTTGATGGCTTGATTGATTCTAGAAAATCCAGTAATAGGAAGTCGCTAAATGTGGGTACAAGCCCAGAAGGGCATGGATCTACCCAAAAATATTTTACTCAGGAAGCCCTTGCTGAGTTAGTTTTGCCATGCATAGACAGAAGTTCTAGCGAGTTTCGCTTTGTATTTGCTGGTGATTTGATCAAACATATGGGTGTGATCAGTGAGCATATTAAAGCAGCAGTGTGGAACGGTATTAATAAACTGAATAGTTCAAATCCTTCAGGAAATGAAGGTTTGAGTAAACCCAATGGCCGCAAAGGAATCTTCAGTGGTAGTCCGAATATCAGGAAGCATAGCCCTGTACCTAATGATTCAACTACTCCTTCCGCATCAGCTTTACGATCATCAATATGGTTGCGCCTGCAATTCATCATTAGGCTACTTCCAGTAATTATTGCAGACAG TAACATGAGGCAAACGCTAGCTTCCTCCTTATTAAGCTTGGTTGGAACACGTGTGGTCTATGAAGATGCAGATTCACTTGAACCTTACATGGATGATGTCCTGCTTGATTGTCCAAGTGAAAGCCTATTCGATAGGCTTTTATGTGTCCTGCAAGCTTTGCTTGGCAATAGCCAACCAAGTTGGCTGAAGACTAAGCCAAGCTCCAAGCCAGCTGTTAAATTTTTGCGTGATCTTTCTGCAATTGATAAAGAGGTCACTAAGAGCTTGCAG TGTGCATTAGATCGCATGGAGTTGCCAGCAACAATCAGGCGGCGGATTCAAGTGGCTATGCCGATTCTACCTACTTCCCGCCTCTCCTCCATAACATGTGGTCCTCCTCTACTGTCCTCTGCTGCACTATCACCATTCCAGTGCAGTACATCTGCTGCAGGGCCTCACCAACAATTTCCCCTCAATTGGATTCCTACCAATCTCTCAAGAAGATGCAAGGCAGCGTTGCCTTCACAGGATCCTAACATGGAAATAGATCCTTGGACTTTGCTGGAAGACGGTACAAGCTGTCCAAATACCAACAGTGGCAGCAATTCTGCAAATGGTGTTACCGGTGACCATGCCAATCTGAAAGCTTGCAGCTTTCTCAAGGATTCTGTAAGGGTGAGGAGGACTGACCTGACTTACATTGGCTCTCTGGATGAAGACAGCTAA